From Arcobacter lacus, one genomic window encodes:
- a CDS encoding GGDEF domain-containing response regulator, with translation MEHKKPTILIVDDMTTNLLLLSDLLKDDCNIKISKSGTKALEILNAPNDIDLVLLDIEMPDINGYEVCKELKNNNKTKNLPIVFITAKNSEEDEEFALNLGAIDYITKPFSKAILKLRLKNHLELKLKTDLLEQLSMYDGLTNIRNRRFFDEAFETTFLEIKRENKNLAVMMIDIDFFKPYNDNYGHGKGDEALKKVAFALQSTIKRPTDLVARYGGEEFVILLKDIDKPGLETVAKNLLEAVRDLKITHDFSKVANFITVSIGISYYNTNKDITKLELLMKSDETLYKVKNSGRNNFSILDI, from the coding sequence TTGGAACATAAAAAACCTACGATTCTTATTGTCGATGATATGACAACGAATTTATTATTATTATCAGATTTATTAAAGGATGATTGTAATATCAAAATATCAAAAAGTGGAACAAAAGCACTTGAAATATTAAATGCTCCAAATGATATAGATCTTGTACTTTTAGACATAGAAATGCCAGATATAAATGGTTATGAAGTATGTAAAGAATTAAAAAATAATAATAAAACAAAAAATTTACCTATAGTTTTTATTACAGCTAAAAATAGTGAAGAAGACGAAGAGTTTGCATTAAATCTAGGTGCAATTGATTATATTACAAAACCTTTTAGTAAAGCTATTCTAAAACTAAGACTAAAAAATCACCTTGAACTCAAGCTAAAAACTGATTTGCTAGAACAACTATCAATGTATGATGGTTTAACAAACATAAGAAATCGAAGATTTTTTGATGAAGCTTTTGAAACAACTTTTTTAGAAATAAAAAGAGAAAATAAAAATCTAGCTGTTATGATGATAGACATAGACTTTTTCAAACCTTATAATGATAATTATGGACATGGAAAAGGTGATGAAGCTTTAAAAAAAGTAGCATTTGCTTTACAATCAACTATTAAAAGGCCTACTGATTTAGTCGCACGTTATGGTGGAGAAGAGTTCGTAATACTTTTAAAAGATATTGATAAACCTGGTTTAGAAACTGTTGCAAAAAATCTTTTAGAAGCAGTAAGGGATTTAAAGATAACTCATGATTTTTCAAAAGTAGCAAATTTTATAACTGTTAGTATTGGTATTTCTTATTACAATACAAATAAAGATATTACCAAATTAGAACTTTTGATGAAATCTGATGAAACTTTATATAAAGTAAAAAATAGTGGTAGAAATAACTTTTCTATATTAGATATTTAG